A region of Paenimyroides aestuarii DNA encodes the following proteins:
- a CDS encoding ferritin-like domain-containing protein, whose amino-acid sequence MKKEIISVSNAQTTLDTGRRDFLKLSGVTLALAGLTLVGCEDEPIMDTNMVFDLGKGDVGILNYAYALEQLEADFYTKVVNNFYAGISSKEKELFTDLYHHEVIHRDFFKAAISGATTNVLPMLEFHYPNVNFNDRNSVLATAKALEDTGVAAYNGAGKYISNADYLVIAGKIVSVEARHAAAIRDLINPGSSDFSGDDVIDANGLDLAKEPSEIVPTAAGFIKTPFTWKEQGIQ is encoded by the coding sequence ATGAAAAAAGAAATTATTAGTGTATCGAACGCACAAACCACGTTGGATACCGGCAGAAGAGATTTTCTAAAGCTTAGCGGCGTAACACTTGCTTTGGCAGGACTTACCTTGGTGGGCTGCGAAGACGAACCTATTATGGACACCAATATGGTTTTCGATTTAGGCAAGGGCGATGTGGGTATATTGAATTATGCGTATGCCTTGGAACAGCTCGAAGCTGATTTTTACACCAAAGTGGTAAATAATTTTTATGCAGGAATATCAAGCAAAGAAAAAGAACTATTTACCGATTTGTATCACCATGAAGTAATCCACAGAGATTTTTTTAAAGCCGCAATTAGTGGTGCCACAACAAATGTGTTGCCTATGCTAGAATTTCATTACCCGAATGTGAATTTCAATGATAGAAATTCGGTTTTAGCCACTGCAAAAGCTTTAGAAGATACAGGAGTGGCTGCATATAATGGTGCTGGAAAATATATATCGAATGCAGATTATTTGGTAATTGCTGGAAAAATTGTTTCGGTGGAAGCCCGCCACGCCGCAGCTATTAGAGATTTAATTAACCCAGGGTCTAGTGATTTTTCAGGGGATGATGTTATTGACGCAAACGGATTGGATCTTGCAAAAGAACCCA
- a CDS encoding fasciclin domain-containing protein, with product MKIQSTISAFVLAALTCAFSGTASAQTMKEQTVMVGGAPMYPSKNIIENAVNSKDHKTLVAAVKAAGLVETLQGDGPFTVFAPTDKAFAKLPKGTVEELLKPENKPMLTKVLTYHVLAGNYSAKQVWDAVKAGNGKATMATVAGTPLTFWTKGKDLYVTDVKGNNAKVTIADVNQSNGVIHVIDTVLMP from the coding sequence ATGAAAATTCAATCAACAATCTCAGCATTTGTTTTAGCAGCTTTAACATGTGCTTTTAGCGGAACAGCTTCTGCCCAAACGATGAAAGAACAAACGGTAATGGTGGGTGGTGCACCTATGTATCCATCCAAAAACATCATTGAAAATGCCGTAAATTCAAAAGACCACAAAACATTGGTGGCTGCTGTAAAAGCTGCTGGCTTAGTGGAAACTTTACAAGGTGATGGTCCTTTTACCGTATTTGCACCAACCGACAAAGCATTCGCTAAATTGCCAAAAGGCACCGTGGAAGAGCTTTTAAAACCAGAAAACAAACCCATGCTTACAAAAGTGCTGACTTATCATGTGCTGGCAGGAAATTACAGTGCAAAACAAGTTTGGGATGCTGTGAAAGCGGGAAACGGAAAAGCAACTATGGCTACTGTTGCCGGCACACCATTGACATTTTGGACTAAAGGAAAAGATTTATATGTAACCGATGTGAAAGGAAACAACGCAAAAGTAACCATTGCCGATGTTAACCAATCAAACGGTGTGATTCATGTAATTGATACTGTTTTAATGCCTTAA
- the msrB gene encoding peptide-methionine (R)-S-oxide reductase MsrB, with protein MQVAFSQSNSFQTNNPYYSRTDTTVLKVSNAVWKKILSKELYQVAREAATERAFTGAYYKHNAKGTYYCAVCGNGLFLSTAKFASTCGWPSFYEPLRKKSVMYKKDESHQMIRTEVLCGRCGSHLGHLFDDGPPPTGKRFCMNSISLHFEPLATSTKLGVF; from the coding sequence ATGCAAGTTGCTTTTTCGCAATCTAATTCTTTCCAAACAAATAACCCGTATTATTCCCGAACAGATACAACTGTTTTAAAAGTATCAAATGCCGTTTGGAAAAAAATTCTTTCCAAAGAACTGTATCAAGTTGCCCGCGAAGCTGCCACCGAGCGTGCTTTTACAGGTGCTTATTACAAACACAATGCAAAGGGCACTTATTACTGTGCGGTTTGCGGTAACGGTCTGTTTTTATCCACTGCCAAATTTGCATCAACTTGCGGGTGGCCGTCTTTTTATGAGCCTTTGCGCAAAAAAAGTGTGATGTATAAAAAAGATGAATCGCACCAAATGATACGCACCGAGGTGCTTTGCGGACGATGCGGATCGCATTTAGGACATCTTTTTGATGATGGCCCACCGCCAACCGGCAAACGCTTTTGTATGAACTCGATCAGTTTGCATTTTGAACCACTCGCAACATCAACCAAATTGGGAGTTTTTTAA